From the genome of Podospora pseudoanserina strain CBS 124.78 chromosome 7 map unlocalized CBS124.78p_7.2, whole genome shotgun sequence, one region includes:
- a CDS encoding uncharacterized protein (EggNog:ENOG503P9CP) → MVFRGEDCVSLGWCFWHKACYGCLFCGCKNVVRGTPLKEWFEDDGTGEEDKAKEVDTVPMCINCLVDVQDQQGAEGEQVNEAEVVQKALRKVERAEGDNGLARGRWEGLRKGYNEKKIHLHRRVNEEGARSDFDEGGDQGNDQTTIYVSLSDPLGETSFRPSPTKGIPSFLQPSPASPVQSSHQVPVPTQQESRIRRHNVRSYSSRVSNNSHASTVRLEDRHFSTSDSNKTQYPHSEMLEVPSLQNTPPTSSPRRFIHRDAPFVSNQTLPSSPIQREAAPKDSLSHNSTTFSSYETPPEYPSSPVSSSGRQSQSLGADDPFTKIDSRMNRATSYNLFPTASHTGGTSTRQYSSYHSLRSNPSARVEPPVMSIHIHRTNPRMSTEYLQPQRQAHQSRSSPQLQPPPALSITPITTPPAPVVLIGNNTTPTNNPKQGFLRRTVSGRKRQKFPRGEDEEARMARISTGQNGSLATAPAVKVEPSDGRVQTPEMVATTATTVTTVTTTRGHQEIGQTIPIGALGGRDEKKGGSGGSGGSGSGNGGSSSKRRSVQADLLRRFFGR, encoded by the coding sequence ATGGTCTTCCGCGGGGAGGACTGTGTCAGCTTGGGGTGGTGCTTCTGGCACAAGGCATGCTACGGGTGTTTATTCTGCGGGTGCAAAAATGTGGTCAGGGGAACACCGCTCAAGGAATGGTTTGAGGACGATGGAACtggagaggaggacaaggcgaaggaggtggacaCGGTACCGATGTGTATCAACTGTTTGGTTGATGTGCAAGATCAGCAGGGTGCAGAGGGAGAACAAGTGAacgaggccgaggtggtACAGAAGGCGCTGAgaaaggtggagagggccgaGGGGGATAATGGGCTGGCGAGGGgcaggtgggaggggttgagaaAGGGGTAtaatgagaagaagattcATTTGCATAGGCGGGTCAATGAGGAGGGGGCAAGGTCGGATtttgatgagggaggtgatcaGGGGAATGACCAGACGACTATTTACGTGTCGCTGTCTGACCCGCTGGGAGAGACATCGTTTCGACCGAGTCCGACAAAAGGGATTCCGTCTTTCTTACAGCCTTCGCCCGCCTCGCCGGTTCAGTCTTCTCATCAAGTTCCTGTCCCAACGCAGCAAGAGTCCCGGATCAGGCGCCACAATGTCCGTTCGTACTCTTCGAGGGTCAGCAACAACTCCCACGCATCCACCGTCCGTCTCGAAGATCGGCATTTCTCTACTTCGGATAGCAACAAGACGCAGTACCCTCACAGCGAGATGTTAGAGGTGCCTTCACTCCAAAACACACCACCCACAAGCAGCCCACGACGATTTATCCACCGCGATGCACCATTCGTCTCTAACCAgactctcccctcctcgcccatcCAAAGAGAAGCAGCCCCCAAAGACAGCCTGTCACACAACTCAACCACGTTCTCCTCATACGAAACCCCCCCAGAGTACCCTTCTTCCCCCGTCTCATCATCAGGCCGACAAAGCCAAAGTTTAGGAGCTGACGACCCCTTCACTAAGATCGACTCGAGGATGAACCGAGCCACCTCCTACAACCTATTCCCTACAGCATCACACACAGGCGGGACATCGACAAGACAGTACTCCTCCTACCATTCCCTCCGTTCAAACCCATCCGCAAGAGTAGAACCCCCCGTGATGTCGATCCACATCCACCGAACCAACCCAAGGATGTCAACCGAGTATCTCCAGCCCCAGCGGCAAGCTCACCAGTCGAGGTCATCACCACAGTtgcagccaccaccagcgctgTCGATCACgccaatcaccaccccaccgGCACCTGTTGTTCTTATTGGGAATAACACAACACCCACTAACAACCCCAAACAGGGTTTCCTCCGGCGGACAGTCTCTGGAAGAAAACGACAAAAGTTTCCTcgaggagaggatgaagaggcaCGCATGGCAAGAATTAGCACAGGGCAGAATGGTAGCCTGGCTACCGCGCCAGCAGTGAAAGTAGAGCCCAGCGATGGACGGGTTCAAACCCCGGAGATGgtggccaccaccgccaccaccgtcaccaccgtcaccaccacaagagGTCACCAAGAAATAGGGCAGACGATCCCTATCGGTGCCCTTGGGGGAAGAGAtgagaaaaaggggggaagcGGCGGTAGTGGTGGTAGTGGCAGCGGGAATGGGGGGAGCAGTAGCAAGAGGAGAAGTGTACAAGCCGACCTTTTGAGGAGGTTTTTTGGACGATGA
- a CDS encoding uncharacterized protein (EggNog:ENOG503P0BW), translating to MARRSARLASAQRAMKPSHEEPVLAAVAERDDTPAESAAVQNIDAVVASPAPAPGPTPTKLPATPAGKVSRIKPPATEMHPAKYHPTMAPPSSGLRLGFTDIVKPTSSRSDALPGAIQSTPTKIAVPSSSFTFRQPGHLDMKLGPEAQRMMDQIRDQAAKIKVEMAAQREAEKAEEEQINNRKIATAKGKAGRFSSAHMNEFMKMDSIANHPSAFRAQSNRITPLKQGVKRSQSKANLDEPEHARSKQSTPVSTIPKANQRVDEVESPIKRARQHIEDDATTKRPISRDASAIPMPKSSSNMALPRSKSNLASLMTPTKSSLARSSSTIVKTPVRGSLLRSPSKPALGGLIKSATTSNIAAVTAVEKETTKTVEVKSSKAVLFTTDDLKSPKAGVSTAEPKSPEVAVEVKTPKSRFEQVKSLFRRSQASAAKPKSTIPMPSALGSKTPAPPRLEKELPPVPMTTPARKLTKRVAFTPDTQHAAMAQNSPSPVKSGVPVPAVRQPLGEVHYPSLDGVLAEQSAEDVSYPDLSTVRPLPDAPTETKAPSAEPSVPGTFSFRGDNTISFGGPSSSFGSSPGQASIRPVRPSILPTENMPGSFPRTSSSTTVSNKENEAPRTVFVALPHGMTNKKRHRVTSDEEEEEAEREAADRAAKKRKQVPEGDALLAPRLVAASAKKTGMQSASPRKMAALPGRAPGTPSPMKKKTTGGGISLSRLQALSRPKVRK from the exons ATGGCCCGCCGTTCAGCGCGCCTGGCGAGCGCCCAAAGg GCGATGAAGCCGTCCCATGAGGAACCAGTCCTAGCTGCCGTCGCCGAGCGAGATGACACTCCCGCCGAGAGTGCCGCGGTTCAAAACATTGATGCTGTCGTTGCGtccccagccccagctcccGGCCCAACTCCTACCAAGCTGCCCGCGACACCAGCTGGCAAGGTTTCTCGCATTAAACCTCCTGCCACAGAAATGCATCCTGCCAAATACCATCCGACCATGGCGCCACCTTCGTCCGGTCTGCGTCTAGGCTTCACCGACATTGTCAAGCCCACTTCTTCTCGCAGCGATGCACTTCCCGGCGCCATTCAATCTACACCCACCAAGATTGCAgtcccatcttcctcttttaCATTCAGACAACCCGGTCACTTAGATATGAAACTCGGGCCTGAGGCTCAGCGCATGATGGACCAAATCCGCGATCAGGCCGCCAAAATCAAAGTCGAGATGGCCGCCCAGCGCGAGGCAGAGAAGGCCGAAGAAGAGCAGATTAACAATCGCAAAATTGCTACTGCCAAAGGCAAGGCCGGCCGTTTCAGCTCAGCCCATATGAACGAGTTCATGAAAATGGACTCGATCGCAAACCATCCCTCAGCCTTCAGAGCCCAGTCGAACCGCATTACACCACTCAAACAAGGCGTCAAGCGCAGCCAATCCAAGGCCAATCTCGACGAACCCGAGCATGCTCGTTCTAAGCAGTCCACTCCAGTCTCGACGATTCCCAAGGCCAATCAGCGTGTTGACGAGGTCGAGTCTCCTATCAAGCGTGCTCGTCAGCATATCGAGGACGATGCCACGACGAAGCGTCCAATTTCACGAGATGCGAGCGCAATTCCGATGCCCAAGTCGTCTTCTAACATGGCCCTACCTCGGTCCAAATCTAATCTTGCATCGTTGATGACCCCAACCAAATCTTCGCTTGCTCGATCGAGCAGCACCATTGTCAAGACCCCTGTACGTGGCTCGCTTCTGCGTTCACCCTCCAAGCCTGCGCTGGGCGGTCTCATCAAGTCTGCCACGACGAGCAACATTGCGGCCGTTACTGCCGTTGAGAAGgagacgacgaagacggtTGAGGTCAAAAGCTCAAAGGCAGTGCTTTTTACCACTGATGATCTCAAGAGCCCCAAGGCAGGTGTTTCGACAGCCGAGCCCAAGAGTCCTGAGGTGGCCGTCGAGGTCAAGACCCCCAAGAGCCGCTTCGAGCAGGTCAAGTCTCTGTTCCGCCGCTCCCAGGCCAGTGCTGCGAAGCCTAAAAGCACTATTCCGATGCCCTCTGCTCTTGGTTCCAAGACACCAGCCCCTCCTCGTCTGGAAAAGGAGCTTCCTCCAGTCCCCATGACCACCCCTGCCCGCAAGCTCACTAAGCGTGTGGCTTTCACCCCCGACACTCAACATGCTGCGATGGCTCAGAACTCTCCATCGCCGGTCAAGTCTGGCGTCCCCGTTCCCGCTGTCAGGCAGCCACTTGGAGAGGTCCATTACCCATCGTTGGACGGCGTCCTGGCTGAGCAGAGCGCCGAGGATGTGTCTTACCCCGACCTCTCCACCGTCCGCCCCCTCCCAGATGCGCCCACCGAAACCAAGGCCCCCTCCGCCGAGCCATCCGTCCCAGGCACATTCTCCTTCCGCGGtgacaacaccatcagcTTCGGCGGTCCATCCTCTTCATtcggctcctcccccggGCAAGCTAGTATCCGCCCCGTCCGCCCATCTATTCTGCCCACGGAGAACATGCCTGGCAGCTTCCCCCGCACTTCATCGTCGACGACGGTTTCAAACAAGGAGAATGAAGCCCCGCGCACGGTGTTTGTCGCTCTGCCTCATGGCATGACGAACAAGAAGCGACATCGGGTTAcgtcggatgaggaggaggaagaagcggAGCGAGAGGCGGCGGATAgggcggccaagaagaggaagcaagTTCCCGAGGGGGATGCGTTGCTTGCTCCGAGGCTGGTTGCCGCGAGCGCGAAGAAGACGGGGATGCAAAGTGCTAGTCCTAGGAAGATGGCGGCTTTGCCTGGTCGCGCGCCCGGGACGCCGAGcccgatgaagaagaagactaCGGGAGGTGGGATTAGTCTTAGTCGGTTGCAGGCTTTGTCGAGGCCAAAGGTGAGGAAGTAA
- a CDS encoding uncharacterized protein (EggNog:ENOG503Q3VJ; COG:S) has product MAAENTSNWESKIQRNPHPDFKAVEASRPPFDTTKTFSYTQTPQPSWTFGAGANHLSTRQDKEKPHRQIDPYSPTRPAHLNYKLLISAIVPRPIAFVSTVSPDGKVTNLAPFSYFTVISHDPPLFIIGFASSLVNPDPTKAKDTLRQLDEVKECTINIISESFLEAANSTAINAPYGVSEWDVSGLTPVYDCEHVKAPRVKEAVFSIEGKLESLRGFESKSTPGKVSSTMAVVEGVKFWAREDAINEEGSLLDIEVLRPISRLGGITYGRVTEGMELPRPDFAKDLGGHEGAAKLERREQVN; this is encoded by the coding sequence ATGGCCGCCGAAAACACCTCCAACTGGGAGTCCAAAATCCAACGCAACCCTCACCCCGACTTCAAAGCCGTTGAAgcctcccgccccccctttgacaccaccaaaaccttTTCCTACACCCAAACACCCCAGCCCTCCTGGACATTTGGTGCTGGcgccaaccacctctccacccgACAAGACAAAGAGaaaccccaccgccaaaTCGACCCCTACTCCCCCACCCGCCCAGCCCACCTCAACTACAAACTCCTCATCTCAGCCATCGTCCCCCGTCCCATCGCCTTCGTCTCAACAGTCTCCCCCGATGGCAAAGTAaccaacctcgccccctTCAGTTACTTCACCGTCATCTCCCACGACCCCcctctcttcatcatcggctTTGCCTCCTCCCTGGTGAACCCTGACCCCACCAAAGCAAAGGACACCCTCCGCCAGCTTGACGAAGTAAAAGAGtgcaccatcaacatcattTCTGAAAGCTTCCTCGAGGCGGCGAAttccaccgccatcaacgcGCCGTACGGGGTGTCAGAGTGGGATGTTAGCGGTCTGACGCCCGTGTATGATTGCGAGCATGTCAAGGcgccgagggtgaaggaggcggttTTCAGCATTGAGGGCAAGTTGGAGAGTctgagggggtttgagagCAAGAGCACGCCTGGGAAGGTGAGCAGTACCAtggcggtggttgagggtgtcaagttctgggcgagggaggatgcGATcaatgaggaggggagtttGCTGGATATTGAGGTTTTGAGGCCGATAAGCAGGTTGGGCGGGATCACCTATGGGCGGGTGACGGAGGGCATGGAGCTGCCGAGGCCGGATTTTGCGAAAGATCTTGGGGGCCACGAGGGGGCGGCcaagttggagaggagggagcaggTGAACTGA